The following are encoded in a window of Harmonia axyridis chromosome 7, icHarAxyr1.1, whole genome shotgun sequence genomic DNA:
- the LOC123684695 gene encoding mitochondrial import inner membrane translocase subunit TIM44, which translates to MYRFSKFSIYRNITNNKFLFRTYAKDQKKHGFLGRFYENFREEISKNKEMKESLKKFREEAEKLEQSEALKAARQKFDTVEKEASKGGEIFKGRMSLIKTKVKVIMDEATKTELAKRAGKITEEIGKTTSTISEKAQEIGKTETFKSISEATKAVKQEIDSTEIQGRVYVSPAILRKRTETSAVQNQKYYEPNTEAVGMELHKDSRIYESWQNFKNNNPYIGKFIDWKLKYEESDNPIVRASRALTNVASDMFGGLFAKTELSETLTEICKLDNSFETKRFLKQCETDIIPNILEAMTRGELEILKDWCHEGPYNLFAIPFKEALKKGYKIDSKILDIDNVDLMMGKIMEQGPVLIISFTSQQVMCVKDKDGTVVEGDPNKVMRVNYVWVLCRDITETDPRAAWRLLDLSASSSEQFV; encoded by the exons ATGTACCGGTTTAGTAAATTCTCAATTTATCGCAATATCACGAACAATAAGTTTTTG TTTCGTACTTATGCCAAAGATCAAAAAAAACATGGATTTCTGGGaagattttatgaaaatttccgCGAAGAAATATCAAAGAACAAAGAGATGAAAGAATCTCTGAAAAAATTCAGGGAGGAAGCCGAGAAATTGGAGCAGAGTGAAGCTTTGAAAGCTGCTCGTCAAAAATTTGATACAGTTGAAAAAGAGGCTTCGAAAGGTGGAGAAATTTTCAAAGGAAGAATGAGTCTTATCAAAACAAAAGTAAAAGTTATAATGGATGAAGCTACCAAAACAGAATTGGCTAAAAGGGCTGGAAAGATAACTGAAGAAATTGGTAAAACAACTAGTACAATTTCAGAAAAAGCACAGGAAATTGGTAAAACTGAAACATTCAAAAGTATTTCAGAGGCAACAAAAGCAGTGAAACAAGAAATTGATTCAACAGAAATACAAG gAAGAGTTTATGTCAGTCCTGCAATACTAAGAAAAAGAACAGAGACATCAGCAGTACAAAATCAGAAGTATTACGAACCTAACACTGAAGCTGTAGGAATGGAATTACATAAAGATTCAAGAATTTATGAATCTTggcagaatttcaaaaataacaatCCATACATAGGTAAATTTATAGATTGGAaattaaaatatgaagaaaGTGATAATCCTATAGTTAGAGCATCTAGGGCTTTAACTAATGTAGCATCTGATATGTTTGGAGGATTATTTGCTAAAACAGAGCTTTCTGAAACATTGACTGAAATATGTAAACTAGATAATAGTTTTGAAACAAAAAGATTTTTAAAACAGTGTGAAACAGACATAATTCCGAATATCTTGGAAGCAATGACGAGGGGAGAATTAGAGATTCTGAAAGATTGGTGTCACGAAGGACCATATAACCTTTTTGCGATACCTTTCAAAGAAGCCTTAAAAAAAGGATATAAAATTGACTCCAAAATTTTGGATATTGATAATGTGGATTTGATGATGGGCAAGATTATGGAACAAGGTCCTGTTTTAATAATATCATTTACCTCACAACAAGTAATGTGTGTTAAGGACAAAGACGGAACTGTGGTTGAAGGAGACCCTAACAAAGTAATGAGGGTGAATTATGTATGGGTATTATGTAGAGATATTACAGAAACAGACCCAAGGGCAGCCTGGAGGCTTCTGGATCTCTCTGCAAGCAGCAGTGAGCAATTTGTTTAA